The Desulfuromonas versatilis genome has a segment encoding these proteins:
- a CDS encoding pyruvate carboxylase produces the protein MAVKKFKKILAANRGEIAIRIFRACTELGISTVAIYSEQDKLSLHRYKADEAYLVGKGKGPIDAYLGIDEIIDLARKKDVDAIHPGYGFLSENPEFAEACERAGITFIGPTPEIQRALGDKVSGRKMAVEAGVPVVPGTEQPISTEEEALIFAKSAGYPIIVKASAGGGGRGMRVARSQKELLEGLKSAASEAKAAFGNPAVFLEKYIERPKHVEVQILGDKHGNIVHFYERDCSVQRRHQKVIEIAPSIYLDDKKRAQLCDYALKIAKSVDYVNAGTIEFLMDKEENFYFIEVNPRIQVEHTVTELVTMRNLVQAQIRIAEGYKLSDPEINIKSQKDIELRGYAIQSRITTEDPANQFAPDFGTIKAYRTAAGFGVRLDAAAGFAGAVITPHYDSLLVKISTWGLTFADASRTMHRALQEFRIRGVKTNIGFLERVITHPTFREGKCDTSFIDSHPELFLIPVKKDRANKILNFIGHTIVNGYPGIKQPLHFSSLREATVPEIPYGTQHPRGTRDILLAKGPEGLAQWALKEKRLLVTDTTMRDAHQSLMATRFRTFDLDRIAEATAHLGGGLFSLEMWGGATFDVAMRFLREDPWERLDRLRKKVPNILFQMLLRGSNAVGYTNYPDNVVQEFVAKAAQSGIDIFRVFDSLNWTKGMQVAMDAVRKNNAVCEAAMCYTGDILDPKRDKYPLRYYVDLAKELEKMGAHILAIKDMAGLLKPFAAEKLIRALKQEIGIPIHLHTHDTSSNGGAMLLMAAQAGVDIVDVALSSVSGLTAQPNLNALLAALHGTIWDPKLDQDGLQQLANYWETVRPCYAPFESELRSGTAQVYHHEIPGGQYSNYKPQVEGFGLGHRWEECKEMYRKVNDMFGDVIKVTPSSKIVGDMAMFMIQNNLQPEDVYERGQQLTFPQGVVDFFKGMIGQPYGGFPEKLQKIILKDEQPLTCRPGELLEPVDFAAKKAQVEKKVGHPISERDVLSATLYPGVFEEFDRHRQEFSDTSFLPTPVFFYGLDIGDEVSIDIEPGKTLIIKLNAIGRVHDDGTRNIYFELNGEPRQVRVKDLSVATEETSHAKADPDDSRQVGAPMPGKLFKLLVAVGDAVKAGDTLLSTEAMKMETNVKAQKDGVVKEVLFKEGDQVQQGDLLVVLD, from the coding sequence ATGGCGGTAAAAAAGTTCAAGAAGATCCTGGCGGCTAACCGCGGCGAAATCGCGATCCGCATCTTCCGGGCCTGCACCGAACTGGGGATCAGCACCGTGGCCATCTACTCGGAGCAGGACAAGCTCTCCCTGCACCGCTACAAAGCCGACGAAGCCTACCTGGTCGGTAAGGGCAAGGGGCCCATCGACGCCTACCTGGGGATTGACGAGATCATCGACCTGGCCCGCAAGAAGGATGTCGACGCGATCCACCCCGGTTATGGCTTCCTTTCGGAAAACCCCGAATTCGCCGAGGCCTGCGAGCGGGCCGGGATCACCTTCATCGGCCCCACCCCGGAAATCCAGCGGGCGCTGGGGGACAAGGTCTCCGGGCGCAAGATGGCCGTCGAGGCCGGCGTGCCGGTGGTTCCCGGGACCGAGCAGCCCATCTCTACCGAAGAGGAGGCGCTGATCTTCGCCAAGTCGGCGGGCTATCCGATCATCGTCAAGGCTTCGGCCGGTGGCGGCGGCCGCGGCATGCGCGTGGCCCGCAGCCAGAAGGAACTGCTCGAGGGGCTCAAGAGCGCCGCCTCCGAGGCCAAGGCCGCCTTCGGCAACCCCGCCGTGTTCCTGGAAAAGTACATCGAGCGCCCCAAGCACGTCGAGGTGCAGATCCTCGGCGACAAGCACGGCAACATCGTGCATTTCTACGAGCGTGACTGTTCGGTGCAGCGCCGTCACCAGAAGGTCATCGAAATCGCCCCCTCGATCTACCTCGACGACAAGAAGCGCGCCCAACTCTGCGATTACGCGCTGAAGATCGCCAAATCGGTGGACTACGTCAACGCCGGGACCATCGAGTTTCTGATGGACAAGGAAGAGAATTTCTACTTCATCGAGGTCAACCCGCGCATCCAGGTCGAGCACACGGTGACGGAGCTGGTGACCATGCGCAATCTGGTCCAGGCGCAGATCCGCATCGCCGAGGGGTACAAGCTCTCCGACCCGGAGATCAACATCAAGAGCCAGAAGGACATCGAGCTGCGCGGTTACGCCATCCAGTCGCGGATCACCACCGAGGACCCGGCCAACCAGTTCGCCCCCGATTTCGGCACCATCAAGGCTTACCGCACCGCGGCCGGCTTCGGCGTGCGCCTCGACGCGGCCGCCGGCTTTGCCGGGGCGGTGATCACCCCTCACTACGATTCGCTGCTGGTCAAAATCTCCACCTGGGGACTGACCTTCGCCGACGCATCGCGGACCATGCACCGTGCCTTGCAGGAGTTCCGCATTCGCGGGGTGAAGACCAACATCGGCTTTCTCGAGCGGGTGATCACCCACCCGACCTTTCGGGAGGGCAAGTGTGACACCTCCTTCATCGACAGCCACCCCGAGCTGTTCCTGATCCCGGTGAAGAAGGACCGCGCCAACAAGATCCTCAACTTCATCGGCCACACCATCGTCAACGGCTACCCCGGCATCAAGCAGCCGCTGCATTTCAGCAGCCTGCGCGAGGCGACGGTGCCCGAGATTCCCTATGGCACCCAGCACCCCCGCGGCACCCGCGACATCCTGCTCGCCAAGGGACCCGAGGGGCTGGCCCAGTGGGCGCTCAAGGAAAAACGCCTGCTGGTCACCGACACCACCATGCGCGACGCCCACCAGTCGCTGATGGCCACGCGCTTCCGCACCTTTGACCTGGATCGCATTGCCGAGGCGACCGCCCACCTGGGCGGCGGGCTATTCTCGCTGGAGATGTGGGGTGGAGCGACCTTTGACGTCGCCATGCGCTTTTTGCGCGAGGACCCCTGGGAGCGCCTCGACCGGCTGCGCAAGAAGGTGCCCAATATCCTCTTCCAGATGTTGCTGCGCGGCTCCAACGCCGTCGGCTACACCAACTACCCCGACAACGTGGTGCAGGAATTCGTCGCCAAGGCCGCCCAGAGCGGCATCGACATCTTCCGCGTGTTCGACTCGCTGAACTGGACCAAGGGGATGCAGGTCGCCATGGACGCGGTGCGCAAGAACAACGCCGTCTGCGAGGCGGCCATGTGCTACACCGGCGACATCCTCGATCCCAAGCGCGACAAGTACCCCCTCCGGTACTACGTCGACCTGGCCAAGGAACTCGAGAAGATGGGCGCCCACATTTTGGCCATCAAGGACATGGCGGGTCTGCTCAAACCCTTCGCCGCCGAGAAGCTGATCCGCGCCCTCAAGCAGGAGATCGGCATCCCCATTCACCTGCACACTCACGATACCTCGAGCAACGGCGGGGCGATGCTGCTGATGGCCGCCCAAGCCGGGGTCGACATCGTCGATGTGGCCCTCTCTTCGGTTTCGGGGCTGACCGCCCAGCCCAATCTCAACGCCCTGCTGGCGGCGCTTCACGGCACCATCTGGGATCCCAAGCTCGACCAGGACGGGCTGCAGCAGCTCGCCAACTACTGGGAGACCGTGCGCCCCTGCTACGCCCCCTTCGAGTCCGAGCTGCGCAGCGGCACCGCCCAGGTCTACCACCACGAGATCCCCGGCGGCCAGTACTCCAACTACAAGCCCCAGGTCGAGGGGTTCGGCCTCGGCCACCGCTGGGAGGAGTGCAAGGAGATGTACCGCAAGGTCAACGACATGTTCGGCGATGTGATCAAGGTGACCCCCTCGTCGAAGATCGTCGGCGACATGGCCATGTTCATGATCCAGAACAACCTGCAGCCCGAGGACGTCTACGAGCGCGGTCAGCAGCTGACCTTCCCCCAGGGGGTGGTCGACTTCTTCAAGGGGATGATCGGCCAGCCCTACGGCGGCTTTCCCGAAAAGCTGCAGAAGATCATCCTCAAGGACGAGCAGCCGCTGACCTGCCGCCCGGGTGAACTGCTCGAACCCGTCGACTTCGCCGCCAAGAAGGCCCAGGTGGAGAAGAAGGTCGGTCACCCCATCTCCGAGCGGGACGTGCTCTCGGCGACCCTCTATCCGGGCGTTTTCGAGGAGTTCGACCGCCACCGCCAGGAGTTCAGCGACACCTCGTTCCTGCCGACGCCGGTCTTCTTCTACGGCCTCGACATCGGTGACGAGGTGAGCATCGACATCGAGCCGGGCAAGACCCTGATCATCAAGCTCAATGCCATCGGCCGGGTCCACGACGACGGCACCCGCAACATCTACTTCGAGCTCAACGGCGAGCCGCGTCAGGTGCGGGTCAAGGACCTCTCGGTCGCCACCGAGGAAACCAGCCACGCCAAGGCCGATCCCGACGACTCCCGGCAGGTCGGCGCGCCGATGCCAGGCAAGCTCTTCAAACTGCTGGTCGCCGTCGGCGACGCGGTCAAGGCCGGCGACACCCTGCTCTCCACCGAGGCGATGAAGATGGAGACCAACGTCAAGGCCCAGAAGGACGGGGTGGTCAAGGAAGTGCTGTTCAAAGAAGGCGACCAGGTGCAGCAGGGCGACCTTTTGGTGGTTCTTGACTGA
- a CDS encoding slipin family protein, whose amino-acid sequence MLVAIVGSAVRVLFEYERGVVFRLGRFAGVKGPGLRFIIPVVDKLVKVSLRIVAMDVPPQDIITKDNVSVKVNAVLYFRVVGPEKALIEVENFLYATSQLAQTTLRSVLGQSELDELLAHRDKINQNLQQILDRQTDAWGIKVANVEVKHIDLPVEMQRAMARQAEAERERRSKVIHAEGEFQASQKLADAARIISSEAGALQLRFLQTLTEVATEKNSTIIFPVPIDLIRPFLGKAGLEEK is encoded by the coding sequence ATGCTGGTGGCGATTGTCGGCAGCGCGGTGCGGGTGCTGTTCGAATACGAGCGGGGGGTGGTGTTTCGCCTCGGGCGCTTCGCGGGGGTCAAGGGGCCCGGGCTGCGCTTCATCATCCCGGTGGTCGACAAGCTGGTCAAGGTGAGTCTGCGCATCGTCGCCATGGACGTGCCTCCCCAGGACATCATCACCAAGGACAACGTTTCGGTAAAGGTCAACGCTGTCCTCTATTTCCGCGTGGTGGGGCCGGAGAAGGCGCTGATCGAGGTGGAAAACTTTCTCTATGCCACCAGCCAGCTGGCCCAGACCACCCTGCGCAGCGTGCTGGGGCAATCGGAGTTGGATGAGTTGCTAGCCCATCGCGACAAGATCAACCAGAACCTGCAGCAGATTCTCGACCGGCAGACCGACGCCTGGGGGATCAAGGTTGCCAACGTGGAGGTCAAGCACATCGACCTTCCGGTGGAGATGCAGCGGGCCATGGCCCGGCAGGCCGAAGCCGAGCGCGAGCGGCGCTCCAAGGTCATCCATGCCGAGGGCGAATTCCAGGCTTCGCAGAAACTCGCCGATGCGGCGCGGATCATCTCTTCCGAGGCCGGCGCGCTGCAGCTGCGCTTTCTGCAGACCTTGACCGAGGTGGCTACGGAGAAGAACTCCACCATCATCTTCCCGGTGCCCATCGACCTGATCCGGCCATTTCTGGGGAAGGCCGGCCTGGAAGAAAAATAG
- a CDS encoding NfeD family protein yields MEKLWKIWLVLLGVILLPGGGGPVDAQPLQATSPVIRVVEVADVINPVIAGFLVDQLQQANSQQAKAFLIRLDTPGGLDTAMRTIIQGILGSRIPVIVYVAPSGARAASAGALITLAADFAVMAPGTNLGAAHPVAIGSGGAGGQNEQSTMMDKVLNDAVAYARSIAEQRGRNVDWAERIVRESISTPASEALELKVIDLIAENDKQLLEGLDGRRYLREGQGLTLHTAGAELVVAEMGWRQKILNTVSNPNVAYMLLMLGILGIFFEISQPGVILPGAIGALALLLAFFGFQTIPVNYVGVLLILLAVVLFVLEIKVISYGMLTVGGIVSLAFGSLILVDTPEPYMQISWEVILVTVAVTSGFFIIALYFVVKTQKTRFVSGAEGMAGERGEALTDIHETGRVFVHGEYWDAFSSEAIPRGAVIEVVQMARNMRLEVRAAERRTSPGPGSESPGENLN; encoded by the coding sequence ATGGAAAAGCTCTGGAAAATATGGCTGGTGCTGCTGGGGGTCATTCTTCTGCCAGGCGGGGGCGGGCCTGTCGACGCCCAGCCGCTGCAGGCGACCTCGCCGGTCATCAGGGTGGTGGAGGTCGCCGACGTGATCAACCCGGTGATCGCCGGGTTTCTCGTCGATCAGCTGCAGCAGGCCAACAGCCAGCAGGCCAAAGCCTTTCTCATTCGACTGGATACCCCCGGCGGACTGGATACGGCCATGCGGACCATCATCCAGGGGATCCTCGGCTCGCGCATTCCGGTGATCGTCTACGTCGCGCCCTCCGGCGCCAGGGCCGCCTCGGCGGGGGCGCTGATCACCCTGGCGGCCGATTTTGCGGTGATGGCTCCGGGGACCAATCTCGGGGCCGCGCATCCGGTGGCCATCGGCAGCGGCGGCGCCGGCGGCCAGAACGAGCAGAGCACGATGATGGACAAGGTGCTCAACGATGCCGTGGCCTATGCCCGCAGCATCGCCGAGCAGCGCGGCCGCAACGTGGACTGGGCCGAGCGGATCGTCAGGGAGAGTATCTCCACGCCGGCCTCCGAGGCCCTGGAACTCAAGGTGATCGACCTGATCGCCGAAAACGATAAGCAGCTGCTTGAGGGGCTTGACGGGCGCCGCTATCTGCGCGAGGGGCAGGGGCTGACCCTGCATACCGCCGGGGCGGAGCTGGTGGTCGCGGAAATGGGCTGGCGCCAGAAAATCCTCAACACCGTCAGCAACCCCAACGTCGCCTACATGTTGCTGATGCTGGGGATCCTGGGGATCTTCTTCGAAATCTCCCAGCCCGGGGTGATCCTGCCGGGGGCCATCGGCGCTCTGGCCCTGCTGCTGGCCTTTTTCGGCTTCCAGACCATTCCGGTCAATTACGTGGGCGTGCTGCTGATTCTGCTGGCGGTGGTGCTGTTCGTCCTGGAGATCAAGGTCATCTCCTACGGCATGCTGACCGTCGGCGGCATCGTCTCGCTGGCCTTTGGTTCGTTGATCCTGGTGGATACGCCGGAGCCTTATATGCAGATCTCCTGGGAAGTGATCCTGGTGACCGTGGCGGTGACCAGCGGGTTTTTCATCATCGCCCTGTATTTCGTGGTCAAGACCCAGAAAACCCGCTTCGTATCCGGGGCCGAGGGGATGGCCGGGGAGCGCGGCGAGGCGCTCACCGACATCCATGAAACCGGGCGGGTGTTCGTGCACGGCGAGTATTGGGACGCTTTTTCCTCGGAGGCGATTCCCCGGGGGGCCGTGATCGAGGTGGTGCAGATGGCGCGCAATATGCGCCTTGAAGTCCGGGCGGCCGAACGGCGGACCAGTCCCGGGCCCGGCAGTGAATCCCCAGGCGAAAACCTAAACTGA
- a CDS encoding sigma-54-dependent transcriptional regulator: MKNLSQILIIDDEPHNREALSLLLGSAGYQVETAASGEDALKILAKNPFEVVITDLFLPGVNGIDILKKVKDDFPATNVILVTGKASAETAVEAMKEGAFDYITKPFNFEKLKIQVTKALEKSRLVAENRYLRQQLRGKYKFDNIIGNSPAIQQVFMRMEKIVNTDSTILILGESGTGKELVAKAIHFNGARKDNPFVAINCGAIPAELLESELFGHIRGAFTGAVADKPGKFEQANNGTIFLDEIGTMPMHLQMKLLRVLQEQEVERVGSGKKTKLNVRVISATNANLEEEVKKGRFREDLYYRLNLIPIQLPSLRERREDIQLLARHFLQKSCKEMNRPLMTVSPGAMHALERYDWPGNVREMENVIERTVALTDGETIESRDLPSNIGGGEEAGEESAILCPRVTEQGVNLVQVVEEIERCMIKQALELGKGVKARAANLLGINRTTLVEKIKRLGIDT, translated from the coding sequence ATGAAAAATCTCTCCCAGATTCTGATCATCGACGACGAGCCGCACAACCGCGAGGCGCTCAGTCTGCTGCTGGGCAGCGCCGGATACCAGGTGGAAACCGCGGCATCGGGCGAAGACGCCTTGAAGATTCTGGCCAAAAACCCCTTCGAAGTGGTCATCACCGACCTGTTTCTGCCGGGGGTCAACGGCATCGATATCCTCAAGAAGGTCAAGGACGATTTCCCGGCGACCAACGTGATCCTGGTCACCGGCAAGGCCTCGGCGGAGACGGCCGTCGAAGCCATGAAGGAAGGGGCCTTCGACTACATCACCAAGCCCTTCAACTTTGAGAAGCTCAAGATCCAGGTGACCAAGGCCCTGGAAAAAAGCCGCCTGGTGGCGGAGAACCGCTACCTGCGCCAACAGCTTCGCGGAAAATACAAATTCGACAACATCATCGGCAACAGCCCTGCCATCCAGCAGGTGTTCATGCGGATGGAAAAGATCGTCAACACCGACTCCACCATCCTGATCCTCGGGGAATCGGGTACCGGCAAGGAGCTGGTCGCCAAGGCCATCCACTTCAACGGGGCGCGCAAGGACAACCCCTTCGTCGCCATCAACTGCGGGGCCATTCCCGCCGAACTGCTGGAGAGCGAGCTGTTCGGCCACATCCGCGGAGCCTTCACCGGCGCGGTGGCCGACAAGCCGGGGAAATTCGAGCAGGCCAACAACGGCACCATCTTTCTGGACGAGATCGGCACCATGCCCATGCACCTGCAGATGAAGCTGCTGCGGGTGCTGCAGGAGCAGGAGGTGGAGCGGGTCGGCTCGGGGAAAAAGACCAAGCTCAACGTGCGGGTCATCTCGGCCACCAACGCCAACCTCGAAGAGGAGGTCAAGAAAGGGCGTTTCCGCGAGGATCTCTATTATCGGCTCAACCTCATCCCCATCCAGCTCCCCTCCCTGCGCGAGCGGCGGGAGGACATCCAGTTGCTGGCCCGGCACTTTCTGCAGAAATCCTGCAAGGAGATGAACCGCCCTCTGATGACCGTCTCCCCCGGGGCGATGCACGCCCTGGAGCGCTACGACTGGCCAGGCAACGTGCGCGAAATGGAGAACGTGATCGAGCGCACCGTCGCCCTTACCGACGGCGAGACCATCGAGAGCCGGGATCTGCCCTCCAACATCGGCGGCGGCGAGGAGGCGGGCGAGGAGAGCGCCATCCTCTGCCCGCGGGTGACGGAACAGGGGGTCAACCTGGTGCAGGTCGTGGAGGAGATCGAGCGCTGCATGATCAAGCAGGCCCTCGAACTGGGCAAAGGGGTCAAGGCCAGAGCCGCCAACCTGCTCGGCATCAACCGGACCACCCTGGTGGAAAAGATCAAGCGGCTGGGAATCGACACCTGA
- a CDS encoding response regulator — translation MKNIFIVDDQPDIRQLLEIALKGDGRRLHLLDSGEDALRRAEDISPDLILLDVMMPGGMDGYETVRRLKGNLGTRHCPVIVVTARGQAVDRADALACGADEYVSKPFSIAEIKRTVSGYLC, via the coding sequence GTGAAGAACATCTTCATTGTGGATGATCAGCCGGATATCCGGCAACTGCTCGAGATCGCGCTCAAGGGGGACGGACGGCGGCTGCATCTTCTCGACAGCGGAGAAGACGCCTTGCGCAGGGCCGAGGATATCTCGCCGGATCTAATTCTGCTCGATGTCATGATGCCTGGTGGGATGGACGGCTACGAGACCGTGCGACGGCTCAAGGGAAACCTCGGCACGCGGCACTGCCCCGTGATCGTGGTAACTGCCAGGGGCCAGGCGGTCGACCGGGCCGACGCCCTGGCCTGCGGGGCCGACGAATATGTTTCCAAACCTTTCAGTATCGCCGAAATCAAGCGCACGGTGTCCGGCTACCTGTGTTGA
- a CDS encoding ABC transporter permease: MNRGIIDLTTADLALVYGLVLLTVGLARWRGIGQEREMLWASLRMVVQLFAVGYVLHLIFALQSAAPVLLILLMMGVFAVQAVAGRVKQKMPRFYRVVALAIFVGCGGATFFFCNLVIGLSPWYDPRYLIPLAGMIIGNSMTGATLAAERLAAEMKERREEIETSLCLGATSTQAARSAVRSAFRAALIPSVNSMAAMGIVFLPGMMTGQILSGTEPIIAVKYQIAIMCVITGSVAATSLLILVQGYRGYFTSNHQLRDLSDFNPRAGG, translated from the coding sequence ATGAACCGGGGAATCATCGATCTGACCACGGCCGACCTGGCGCTGGTCTACGGCCTGGTTCTGCTGACCGTGGGTTTGGCGCGGTGGCGGGGAATCGGCCAGGAGCGGGAAATGCTCTGGGCCTCGCTGCGGATGGTGGTTCAGCTGTTTGCCGTCGGCTATGTGCTGCACCTGATATTCGCCCTGCAAAGCGCGGCGCCGGTGCTGTTGATCCTGCTGATGATGGGGGTCTTTGCCGTGCAGGCGGTGGCCGGGCGGGTCAAACAGAAGATGCCCCGTTTCTACCGTGTGGTGGCCCTGGCGATCTTCGTCGGCTGCGGCGGTGCGACCTTCTTCTTCTGCAACCTGGTGATCGGCTTGTCGCCCTGGTACGATCCGCGCTACCTGATACCGCTTGCCGGGATGATCATCGGCAACTCCATGACTGGCGCGACCCTGGCCGCCGAGCGCCTGGCGGCGGAGATGAAGGAGCGCCGCGAGGAGATCGAAACCTCCCTGTGCCTGGGGGCGACTTCCACCCAGGCGGCCCGCAGTGCCGTGCGCAGCGCCTTCCGTGCCGCCCTGATCCCCTCGGTGAATTCCATGGCCGCCATGGGGATCGTCTTTTTACCGGGGATGATGACGGGGCAGATTCTCTCCGGGACCGAGCCGATCATTGCCGTCAAGTACCAGATCGCCATCATGTGCGTGATCACCGGCAGCGTCGCGGCCACCTCTCTGCTCATCCTGGTGCAGGGTTACCGGGGATACTTCACCTCAAACCACCAGTTGCGGGATCTTTCCGACTTCAATCCCCGGGCAGGAGGGTGA
- a CDS encoding ABC transporter ATP-binding protein — protein MEPARLRIDEVRKLARGRDGNPVEILKGVSCEVFAGEILALVGPSGGGKSTLVRLLNRLEEPSAGSILLDGEDLRQMDPLQVRRRIGMVLQKPYMFPGSAGENLLKAFSLRHEPVPPLDSPLVAETLELCRFPADLLEQEARSLSLGQQQRLNLARCLVTAPEIVLLDEPTSALDRPTADRLGAGLAEFARRRRGAVLMVTHDLRLAERIADRLVYLEAGEILEQGACRELLAAPRTGALRRFLSAPEELEEACP, from the coding sequence TTGGAGCCGGCCAGACTCCGTATTGATGAGGTCCGCAAGCTGGCGCGCGGTCGCGACGGCAACCCCGTGGAGATCCTCAAGGGGGTTTCCTGCGAGGTGTTCGCCGGAGAAATCCTCGCCCTGGTCGGCCCCTCGGGGGGCGGCAAAAGCACCCTGGTGCGCCTTCTCAACCGGCTGGAGGAACCAAGCGCCGGCAGCATTCTGCTCGATGGCGAGGACCTCCGCCAGATGGACCCCCTGCAGGTGCGCCGCCGGATCGGCATGGTGCTGCAGAAGCCCTACATGTTCCCCGGGAGCGCCGGGGAAAACCTGCTCAAGGCTTTTTCCCTGCGCCACGAGCCCGTCCCCCCCCTTGATTCCCCCCTGGTCGCCGAGACCCTGGAGCTTTGCCGATTTCCGGCCGATCTGCTCGAACAGGAGGCCCGCTCCCTTTCCCTGGGCCAGCAGCAGCGCCTGAACCTGGCCCGTTGCCTGGTCACCGCTCCCGAGATCGTCCTGCTCGACGAACCGACCAGCGCGCTGGACCGGCCAACCGCCGACCGGCTCGGCGCCGGACTGGCCGAATTTGCCCGCCGGCGCCGGGGGGCGGTGCTGATGGTGACCCACGACCTGCGTCTGGCGGAAAGGATTGCCGATCGGCTGGTCTACCTCGAGGCGGGGGAGATCCTCGAACAGGGAGCCTGCCGAGAGCTTCTGGCCGCCCCGCGGACCGGAGCCCTGCGCCGTTTTCTCTCCGCCCCCGAAGAGCTTGAGGAGGCCTGCCCATGA
- a CDS encoding uracil-DNA glycosylase codes for MTDPINSELLETLGQIRGFFQDLQQVGIGEIPLQELPAELPACPPGICGVDRGGDALCRAETLEEIRAELEGCQRCPLCQGRSNIVFGVGNPNARLVFVGEAPGREEDEKGEPFVGEAGRLLDRILFAMGLERSEVYICNVEKCRPPQNRDPRPEEIEACEPFLKRQLAAIGPQVIVTLGKFAAQTLLRDQAPISRLRGHWREYEGVALLPTFHPAFLLRNPASKREVWEDMKQVLAKLRQLSGEGR; via the coding sequence ATGACTGATCCCATTAACAGTGAATTGTTGGAAACCCTCGGCCAGATCCGCGGTTTTTTCCAGGATCTCCAGCAGGTCGGAATTGGGGAAATCCCCCTCCAGGAGTTGCCCGCGGAATTGCCGGCCTGTCCTCCCGGTATCTGTGGGGTCGACCGGGGCGGCGACGCCCTGTGCAGGGCCGAGACCCTGGAGGAGATCCGTGCCGAGCTCGAAGGTTGCCAGCGCTGTCCGCTGTGCCAGGGGCGCAGCAACATCGTCTTCGGGGTGGGCAACCCCAATGCCCGCCTGGTTTTCGTCGGCGAGGCACCCGGCCGCGAAGAGGATGAAAAGGGCGAGCCCTTCGTCGGCGAAGCGGGGCGACTGCTCGATCGGATCCTTTTCGCCATGGGCCTTGAGCGTTCAGAGGTCTATATCTGCAACGTCGAGAAGTGCCGCCCCCCGCAAAACCGCGATCCCCGCCCCGAAGAGATCGAGGCCTGCGAACCCTTTCTCAAGCGCCAGCTCGCCGCGATCGGTCCCCAGGTCATCGTGACCCTCGGCAAGTTCGCCGCTCAGACGCTGCTGCGCGACCAGGCGCCGATCAGCCGACTGCGGGGGCACTGGCGAGAGTACGAGGGGGTCGCGCTGCTGCCGACCTTTCATCCGGCCTTTCTGCTGCGCAATCCCGCCTCCAAACGCGAGGTCTGGGAGGACATGAAACAGGTTCTCGCCAAGCTGCGCCAGCTGTCCGGGGAGGGGCGCTGA
- a CDS encoding zinc dependent phospholipase C family protein: protein MALLIAFFTLILAFIPEPALAWGIGVHLQIGSHILANLQLLPPALQTLLTTYPHDFLYGCISADITLGKKYTHYLQHCHSWRMGKNILEAARTNSQRACAYGYLGHLAADTVAHSYFVPFKMVRSFNTVMLKHTYWEIRFEAHIDPEIWTLARTIARKDFAENDALLRSVLSDTIFSFKTNKRIFNSMLLLNRLQQWQKMLRSLAISSKWTISEVDREDYLGLARTITESILGDLEQSPYWKADPTGERAINAAKMIRKNLNLLWLDGKLPEREAEEILAQLKPRFREGITSPDRLLELLSVI, encoded by the coding sequence ATGGCTTTACTGATAGCGTTCTTCACCCTCATCCTGGCATTCATCCCGGAGCCGGCCCTGGCTTGGGGGATCGGCGTGCATCTGCAGATCGGCTCGCACATCCTGGCCAACCTGCAGCTGCTCCCCCCCGCCCTGCAGACCCTGCTGACCACCTACCCCCACGATTTCCTCTACGGCTGCATCAGCGCCGACATCACCCTGGGGAAAAAGTACACCCACTATCTGCAGCACTGCCATTCCTGGCGCATGGGCAAAAACATCCTCGAGGCGGCCCGCACCAACTCGCAGCGGGCCTGCGCCTACGGCTATCTGGGTCACCTGGCGGCCGACACCGTGGCCCACTCCTACTTCGTTCCCTTCAAGATGGTGCGCTCTTTCAACACGGTGATGCTCAAGCACACCTATTGGGAGATCCGCTTCGAAGCCCACATCGACCCGGAAATCTGGACCTTGGCGCGGACCATCGCCCGCAAGGACTTCGCGGAGAACGACGCGCTGTTGCGCAGCGTGCTCTCGGACACGATATTCTCCTTCAAGACCAACAAGCGGATCTTCAACTCGATGCTGCTGCTCAATCGCCTCCAGCAGTGGCAGAAGATGCTCCGCTCGCTGGCGATTTCCTCCAAATGGACCATCAGCGAGGTCGATCGCGAAGACTACCTTGGCCTGGCCCGCACCATCACCGAGAGCATCCTGGGCGACCTCGAGCAGAGCCCCTACTGGAAAGCGGACCCGACCGGCGAACGGGCCATCAACGCAGCCAAGATGATCCGCAAGAACCTCAACCTTCTCTGGCTCGACGGCAAGCTCCCCGAGCGGGAAGCCGAGGAGATTCTGGCCCAGCTCAAACCCCGCTTCCGGGAAGGGATCACCAGCCCCGACCGCCTGCTGGAACTGCTCTCCGTGATCTAG